A region of Moorena producens PAL-8-15-08-1 DNA encodes the following proteins:
- a CDS encoding DevA family ABC transporter ATP-binding protein, whose translation MSQEILIDIKKLNHYLGQRSLRSQILFDINLEIKSGEIVIMTGPSGSGKTTLLTLIGGLRSVQEGSLKVIDRELYGASPAQLVEVRSHIGYIFQAHNLLEFLTARENVQMAIELHRGISHREARTRAEAMLQLVKLGDRVNHYPQNLSGGQKQRVAIARALVNHPKLVLADEPTAALDSKTGRDVVDLMQRLAFEQGCAILMVTHDNRILDVADRILRMEDGYLLTPQPANDEIQKEKVEKQIEN comes from the coding sequence ATGTCCCAAGAAATTTTGATTGATATAAAAAAACTGAATCATTACTTGGGTCAACGGTCATTACGGAGCCAAATTTTATTTGACATTAATCTGGAAATAAAATCTGGAGAAATTGTCATTATGACGGGGCCATCGGGGTCAGGTAAAACAACGTTGTTGACCTTAATTGGAGGATTGCGTTCTGTACAAGAGGGAAGTCTAAAAGTTATAGACCGAGAATTGTATGGCGCTAGTCCTGCCCAATTAGTGGAAGTGCGTAGCCACATTGGTTATATTTTTCAAGCTCACAACTTACTAGAGTTCTTGACAGCCCGAGAAAATGTTCAAATGGCGATTGAACTGCATCGAGGCATCTCTCACCGGGAAGCTCGCACTAGAGCTGAAGCCATGCTCCAACTGGTTAAGCTGGGGGATCGAGTTAATCACTACCCTCAAAACCTTTCTGGGGGGCAAAAACAACGGGTAGCCATTGCTCGTGCTTTAGTCAATCATCCCAAATTGGTCTTAGCAGATGAACCAACTGCTGCCTTAGATAGTAAGACAGGTCGAGATGTGGTTGATCTTATGCAACGACTAGCTTTTGAGCAAGGATGTGCAATTTTGATGGTGACTCACGATAACAGAATTTTGGATGTTGCTGATCGCATCCTTCGTATGGAAGACGGGTATCTACTCACACCACAACCAGCTAATGACGAAATCCAAAAGGAAAAAGTCGAAAAACAAATTGAAAATTGA
- a CDS encoding acyl carrier protein, with the protein MLETIADKIDQECHTEEAIQAWLVSHLAQRLEVDPEEIDIQEPFESYNLESADALILLGRLENYLGREISPTLLWNYPNIEALAERLAEDAND; encoded by the coding sequence ATGCTTGAAACTATCGCTGATAAAATCGATCAAGAATGTCATACTGAAGAAGCTATTCAAGCCTGGTTAGTTTCCCATCTCGCCCAACGACTGGAGGTTGATCCTGAAGAGATAGATATCCAGGAACCATTTGAAAGCTACAACTTAGAATCAGCAGATGCTTTGATTCTTTTAGGTAGATTGGAAAACTATCTTGGCCGTGAGATATCTCCCACCCTGTTGTGGAACTATCCTAACATTGAAGCCCTAGCAGAACGTTTAGCTGAAGATGCGAATGACTAA
- a CDS encoding type I polyketide synthase, with protein sequence MEAIAIIGLGCRFPGARNPEEYWRLLCNGVDAITEVPADRWDIDAFYDPKPGTPGKMSTRWGGFLEQVDQFDPQFFGITPRETVYIDPQQRLLLEVAWEALDNAGQVIQKLAHSNTGVFVGISASDYHQRFQQGGYSVINAYMGTGNALSIAANRLSYLFDFRGPSMAIDTACSSSLVAVHLACQSLRSGESNLALAGGVNLLLSPELTIIFSQAQMMATDGRCKTFDARANGYVRGEGCGIVVLKRLEDAIRDNDNIIALIKGSALNQDGRSNGLTAPNGPSQEAVIRQALANAGVAPAQINYVEAHGTGTPLGDPIEAEALGAVLSQDRSPDNPCIIGSAKTNIGHLESAAGIAGLIKVALSLHHGKIPASLHFQTPNPYIPFDKLLLQVQQTLTPWPETDGLALAGLSSFGFGGTNAHIILGQALQGDEKFKKKKSVYPGISSSPYLLPLSARSPEALRAIAQEYQEFLAPAASGSTASLSDICYTASVRRSDHDHRLSLVFQNCEELTEGLEAFCSGETYSGLSWGRKQRNRRPKLVFVFSGQGPQWWGMGRELLSTEPVFSSTIEKCDGLLRSYANWSLLEELTANESTSRLAETEIAQPAIFALQVALAALWRSWGIEPKAIIGHSVGEVAAAHVAGALSLEDAVQVVFHRARFMQQGTGLGKMAAVQLSVAEAEELLAKYAGRLSIAAINSPTSLVLSGEAAALEEVLESLDQRQIFCKMMRVNYAFHSPQMEPFQEQLVRSLQGITPQTASIPIISTVTGLAHEGENFDGAYWGRNIREPVRFAGAIDQLIKTKHNLFVEISPHPVLGINISQCLKNSGKNGTVLPSLRRQQRERAVMLGSLGTLYSQGYPVDWSRRYPSGGQCVSLPSYPWQRSRYWLDVVPNSTEQESSGVTVTLSMPSELNGKSTPNHGVAPEAKPSLTRPKLLAAEPEERQGLLESYLTELLARVIGIGVSQLDLQQPLHSLGLDSIVGVELRNQIETDLEVVVPLEYFISLSIEDFITQVLLLVVKEAKSSPNQGTQGKPSTTDSMDSTNESSGTMNSSEKVVPQANLWVSCPKPNPQAKLRLFCFPYAGAGASIFRSWLELLPPEIEVCSIQLPGRENRLEEEPFTRLSPLIQALTPVLHPYLDIPFAFFGHSLGALISFELARELRKQNLPSPVHVFVSASSAPQLPDLNLPIHRLPDDEFIQSLGRLNGTPQETLDNPELMELFLPVLRADFAILETYFYSSADPLDCPITVFGGKSDPKVSDAELEAWRKQTQKDFTLQMFPGDHFFLKSHDQLLLDAIASQLSQPVKVMG encoded by the coding sequence ATGGAAGCGATCGCAATTATTGGTCTAGGTTGTCGTTTTCCTGGTGCCAGAAACCCGGAGGAGTATTGGCGGCTCCTATGTAACGGGGTAGATGCCATTACAGAGGTACCAGCAGATCGGTGGGATATCGATGCTTTCTACGATCCTAAACCTGGTACTCCAGGAAAAATGAGTACTCGGTGGGGTGGCTTTTTAGAACAAGTAGATCAATTTGACCCCCAATTTTTTGGAATTACTCCGAGAGAGACAGTTTATATCGACCCCCAGCAGCGACTTTTGCTAGAGGTAGCTTGGGAAGCCCTGGACAATGCTGGGCAGGTCATACAAAAACTAGCCCACAGTAACACAGGTGTTTTTGTTGGTATTTCTGCCAGCGATTACCACCAGCGCTTTCAGCAAGGAGGCTATAGTGTCATCAATGCCTACATGGGGACTGGCAATGCTTTAAGTATTGCTGCTAACCGCCTCTCCTACCTATTTGATTTTCGAGGACCGAGTATGGCGATTGACACAGCCTGTTCCTCCTCATTGGTGGCTGTGCATCTTGCCTGTCAAAGTCTGCGGAGTGGAGAGTCTAATTTAGCCTTGGCCGGTGGAGTTAATCTGCTGCTGTCTCCGGAGTTGACCATCATCTTCTCTCAGGCACAAATGATGGCTACGGATGGGCGTTGTAAGACCTTTGATGCCAGAGCCAATGGTTATGTGCGGGGAGAAGGCTGCGGTATTGTAGTACTCAAACGTCTGGAGGATGCGATTAGAGACAATGACAATATCATTGCTCTGATCAAGGGTTCAGCTCTTAACCAAGATGGCCGTAGCAACGGACTTACCGCTCCCAATGGTCCGTCTCAAGAAGCAGTTATCCGCCAAGCCTTGGCAAATGCTGGAGTGGCACCAGCTCAAATTAACTATGTTGAAGCTCACGGTACAGGCACTCCCCTAGGAGACCCAATTGAGGCTGAAGCACTAGGGGCTGTGTTGAGTCAAGACCGTTCCCCGGACAACCCCTGCATTATCGGTTCCGCTAAAACCAATATCGGTCATCTAGAATCTGCCGCTGGCATTGCTGGTTTAATTAAGGTAGCGCTATCGTTACATCATGGCAAGATACCAGCGAGCCTGCATTTCCAAACACCGAATCCCTATATTCCCTTCGACAAACTTCTGCTTCAGGTACAGCAAACCTTGACCCCTTGGCCGGAAACCGATGGTCTAGCTTTGGCTGGATTGAGTTCTTTTGGTTTTGGCGGAACTAACGCCCATATAATTCTAGGGCAAGCTCTCCAAGGGGATGAGAAGTTTAAGAAAAAGAAGTCTGTCTATCCTGGGATCTCCTCGTCACCTTATCTACTTCCTCTATCTGCTCGCAGTCCAGAAGCTCTCAGAGCTATAGCTCAGGAGTATCAGGAATTCCTAGCACCAGCAGCGTCTGGTAGCACTGCCTCATTATCAGACATTTGTTATACAGCTAGTGTGCGACGTTCTGATCATGACCACCGTTTGTCTCTGGTATTTCAAAACTGTGAGGAACTAACGGAAGGCCTTGAAGCATTTTGCTCTGGAGAAACTTACTCCGGTCTGTCTTGGGGTCGTAAGCAACGGAACCGCCGTCCTAAGCTAGTTTTTGTCTTTTCTGGTCAAGGACCGCAATGGTGGGGGATGGGGCGTGAATTATTATCGACTGAACCGGTCTTTTCCTCCACTATAGAGAAGTGCGATGGGCTGCTACGTTCTTATGCCAACTGGTCACTGCTGGAGGAACTGACTGCTAATGAGTCAACATCCCGCTTGGCAGAAACTGAGATTGCTCAGCCAGCTATTTTTGCCTTGCAAGTTGCTTTAGCTGCTTTGTGGCGGTCTTGGGGAATAGAACCCAAGGCCATAATCGGGCATAGCGTGGGAGAAGTAGCAGCAGCTCATGTTGCTGGAGCTCTCAGTTTGGAGGATGCAGTGCAAGTTGTTTTCCACCGCGCTCGCTTCATGCAGCAGGGAACAGGTCTTGGAAAAATGGCAGCTGTGCAGTTGTCCGTAGCTGAGGCAGAGGAACTCTTAGCTAAGTATGCCGGTCGTCTGTCTATTGCTGCCATCAATAGTCCTACCTCACTGGTTCTATCAGGTGAAGCAGCAGCCCTGGAAGAAGTGCTTGAGTCCCTTGACCAGCGACAGATTTTCTGTAAGATGATGCGGGTGAATTATGCTTTCCACAGTCCCCAGATGGAGCCATTTCAAGAGCAGTTAGTGCGATCGCTTCAAGGAATTACACCTCAAACTGCATCTATTCCAATCATCTCAACCGTCACAGGTCTAGCTCATGAGGGTGAAAATTTTGATGGTGCCTACTGGGGACGCAATATCAGAGAGCCAGTGCGTTTTGCCGGTGCCATTGATCAACTTATCAAGACCAAGCATAATCTATTTGTAGAGATTAGCCCCCACCCAGTCCTAGGGATAAATATCTCCCAGTGTCTGAAGAACTCAGGCAAAAACGGAACAGTATTGCCTTCTCTACGCCGACAGCAACGGGAACGAGCAGTTATGTTGGGTTCTTTGGGTACTCTCTACAGCCAGGGCTACCCAGTAGACTGGAGCCGACGCTATCCATCTGGGGGTCAGTGTGTTTCGTTGCCCTCTTATCCTTGGCAGCGATCGCGTTACTGGTTGGACGTAGTTCCTAACTCAACTGAACAGGAGAGTTCAGGGGTAACCGTAACCCTGAGCATGCCATCAGAACTTAATGGGAAATCCACCCCTAATCATGGTGTCGCACCCGAAGCCAAGCCAAGTCTAACTCGCCCTAAATTGCTGGCGGCAGAACCAGAAGAACGCCAGGGACTGTTGGAGTCTTACTTGACAGAATTATTAGCCAGGGTTATTGGAATTGGTGTCAGCCAACTGGACTTACAGCAGCCCCTTCATAGCTTAGGACTTGACTCGATAGTTGGTGTTGAGCTCAGGAATCAAATTGAGACTGATCTGGAGGTGGTTGTTCCTCTAGAATACTTCATTAGTTTAAGCATTGAGGATTTTATCACCCAAGTTTTATTGCTGGTTGTTAAAGAAGCCAAATCATCACCAAATCAAGGAACTCAAGGCAAACCGAGCACTACGGACTCGATGGATTCAACTAATGAGTCTTCAGGGACAATGAACTCTTCAGAGAAGGTAGTACCTCAAGCCAATCTTTGGGTCAGTTGTCCAAAGCCGAATCCCCAAGCAAAACTACGTCTATTCTGCTTCCCCTATGCAGGAGCTGGTGCTTCTATCTTCCGCTCTTGGTTAGAATTGCTACCACCAGAGATTGAGGTTTGTTCAATTCAATTGCCTGGGCGAGAAAACCGACTCGAAGAAGAGCCATTTACTCGCCTCTCACCTCTGATTCAGGCCCTAACACCTGTTTTGCATCCTTACTTAGACATTCCTTTTGCCTTTTTCGGTCACAGTTTAGGAGCGTTAATTAGCTTTGAGCTTGCCCGTGAGTTACGCAAACAGAACTTACCAAGCCCAGTTCACGTATTTGTTTCTGCAAGCTCTGCTCCTCAGCTACCGGATCTGAATCTACCCATCCATCGACTGCCTGATGATGAATTTATCCAGTCACTAGGTCGCTTAAATGGAACACCACAGGAAACATTAGACAATCCTGAGCTGATGGAGTTATTCCTCCCAGTGTTGCGAGCAGACTTTGCGATTTTGGAAACTTACTTCTACTCCAGCGCAGATCCCCTCGATTGCCCAATCACAGTGTTTGGTGGCAAATCCGACCCCAAAGTCAGTGATGCGGAACTTGAGGCTTGGCGCAAGCAGACCCAGAAAGACTTCACCCTGCAAATGTTTCCTGGTGACCACTTCTTCCTCAAGAGCCATGACCAGCTTTTATTGGATGCGATCGCTAGCCAACTTAGCCAACCTGTCAAGGTGATGGGGTGA
- a CDS encoding type III polyketide synthase, translated as MPVIAATAFTFPEHYYPQEVLATAVKKFCIAMNLDFDLDTIDRFFTNVNVKGRYFTHSLDSFFEPPTPGVTAQRSIDLVLDNFEKSVRSLLCSTGIDPEEIALIACSTLTISVPSLEARLMNRIPFSRYIKRLPIFGYGCMGGAAGIARVTEYLEGHPKDAAIFFAGELSSALWQGSLQMELQTMISKLPDDPTLYSEIICSIVTAALFADGMGAVLMVGRDHPLAKPGQPRVIDIGSILLPNTTDLMGMDIADTGFRNILRAEVSDHLKGGLREVIDRLLNKHNLSTDDISCWIVHPGGPKVIKTVQEEFGLSQEAVQLSWDTLEKVGNMSSSTVLYMLNEVLSQEQPSPGSYGLMVAMGPGFSQEILLLQW; from the coding sequence ATGCCTGTTATTGCTGCTACTGCCTTCACGTTTCCCGAGCACTACTATCCTCAAGAAGTGCTAGCCACAGCGGTCAAAAAGTTTTGCATCGCGATGAATCTAGATTTTGATCTTGATACCATCGACCGCTTTTTCACCAATGTCAATGTCAAAGGCCGTTATTTCACCCACTCCCTAGATTCCTTCTTTGAACCACCGACTCCTGGAGTCACTGCTCAACGGTCTATAGACCTTGTTCTCGATAACTTTGAAAAAAGTGTGCGGTCATTGTTGTGTTCAACCGGCATCGACCCCGAGGAGATCGCATTAATCGCTTGCTCCACACTGACCATTTCGGTTCCCTCCCTGGAAGCTCGGTTAATGAATCGCATCCCTTTTTCACGGTACATCAAACGACTACCAATATTTGGCTATGGCTGCATGGGTGGAGCAGCAGGTATAGCACGAGTGACAGAGTACCTAGAGGGACACCCCAAGGATGCTGCAATTTTCTTTGCTGGTGAACTCTCCTCTGCTCTGTGGCAGGGTTCTTTGCAAATGGAATTGCAAACAATGATTTCTAAACTACCAGACGACCCCACTCTCTACAGCGAAATCATTTGCTCTATCGTTACTGCTGCACTGTTTGCTGATGGGATGGGAGCAGTTTTAATGGTAGGTCGCGATCATCCCTTAGCCAAGCCAGGTCAACCTCGGGTAATTGATATTGGATCAATCTTGCTTCCCAATACCACTGACTTGATGGGAATGGATATTGCTGATACCGGGTTCAGGAATATTCTCAGAGCTGAAGTGTCTGACCATCTCAAAGGAGGACTGCGAGAGGTGATTGACCGACTCCTGAACAAGCATAACTTATCAACAGATGATATATCCTGCTGGATTGTGCATCCAGGTGGACCTAAGGTAATTAAAACTGTACAAGAAGAGTTTGGACTGAGTCAGGAGGCAGTCCAACTTAGCTGGGACACCTTAGAAAAAGTTGGCAATATGTCCTCATCCACTGTGCTCTATATGCTAAATGAAGTCTTATCTCAAGAGCAGCCGAGTCCAGGTAGTTATGGCTTGATGGTCGCAATGGGACCTGGTTTCTCCCAGGAAATTCTGCTATTGCAATGGTAG
- a CDS encoding isoprenylcysteine carboxyl methyltransferase family protein yields the protein MITKVIFTLIVVAVILQRLIELRISKQNATYLLTNGGREYGSNSLWIVKVLQVSWFAAMINEVWWLNRPFMPGLAAIALMLTVAGQGLRYLSMRSLKKRWTLPIITFPSKPVVNSGIYRYLKHPNWLGVILEISALPLIHTAYLTTIVFSIANALLMSRRIHTEEQALSEDTNYGDVFANQPRFIPVIGFIKGANSSR from the coding sequence ATGATTACTAAGGTTATCTTCACGCTTATTGTAGTTGCGGTCATTTTACAGCGACTGATTGAACTTCGTATCAGCAAACAGAATGCAACATACTTGCTTACTAACGGAGGACGGGAATATGGATCAAATTCCCTTTGGATAGTAAAAGTATTGCAGGTGAGCTGGTTTGCAGCGATGATTAACGAGGTTTGGTGGCTCAACCGCCCTTTTATGCCAGGATTGGCAGCAATAGCACTGATGCTTACTGTAGCTGGTCAAGGCTTGCGGTATTTATCAATGCGATCGCTAAAAAAGCGTTGGACTCTTCCGATCATCACCTTCCCAAGCAAGCCTGTAGTTAACTCAGGAATTTACCGTTACCTAAAGCATCCCAATTGGCTAGGAGTAATTCTGGAAATCTCCGCTTTACCCCTGATCCATACTGCATATCTCACCACTATCGTTTTCAGCATCGCCAATGCTCTATTAATGAGTCGGCGTATTCACACTGAAGAACAAGCCTTAAGCGAAGACACCAACTATGGTGATGTCTTTGCCAATCAACCCCGTTTTATTCCAGTCATTGGATTTATTAAAGGAGCTAATAGTTCTAGATGA
- a CDS encoding class I SAM-dependent methyltransferase, producing MRVGINPENLLEKSALALGQVPQPAIETQACLILARSIIAATEVGVFEALGSSSLSAQEIAGRCNLNKHALTQLLDALVATDYLAKEKECYTLAPVASKWLLNENESSLYDYTISRVLAWEWLTHLEKFIRTGEPLESHNKMTPHHWQLYHRGMRSIASVAAAEVVQCTPVPTRAQKMLDVGGSHGYFSVTLCRRYPELQAVILDLPEGIEYAAPLLAEEGMGDRVVYKAGNVLTEDLGTNAYDLIFMANLIHHFDEKTNIELFQRLAQALRPGGHLVVQKTIFPSKQDGQLGALANLFFSLTSAGSNWSFSEIAQWQQKAGLVPRKPIQFRRTPATGQQVAAKP from the coding sequence ATGAGAGTTGGTATTAATCCTGAAAACTTACTCGAAAAGAGTGCCCTTGCCTTGGGGCAAGTACCTCAACCTGCCATTGAAACTCAAGCCTGCCTGATTCTAGCTCGATCTATCATAGCAGCAACAGAGGTAGGTGTGTTTGAAGCCCTAGGGTCAAGTTCACTTTCCGCCCAAGAGATTGCTGGGCGGTGTAATCTCAACAAGCATGCTTTAACCCAGCTTTTAGATGCTCTTGTTGCTACCGATTACCTTGCTAAGGAGAAAGAGTGCTATACCTTGGCTCCAGTTGCCAGTAAATGGCTACTAAATGAGAATGAGTCGTCACTTTACGATTACACGATTAGCCGGGTTTTGGCTTGGGAATGGCTCACCCACTTAGAAAAGTTCATCCGTACTGGAGAGCCTTTGGAATCTCACAATAAAATGACCCCCCATCACTGGCAACTTTATCATCGGGGTATGCGCTCAATAGCAAGCGTAGCTGCTGCTGAGGTAGTCCAATGCACACCTGTACCAACTCGTGCTCAGAAAATGCTAGATGTTGGTGGCTCTCACGGCTATTTTTCAGTAACCCTCTGCCGCCGCTATCCTGAGCTTCAAGCAGTCATCCTTGATTTACCTGAGGGCATTGAATATGCAGCACCGCTCCTTGCCGAGGAAGGCATGGGCGATCGCGTGGTGTACAAAGCTGGCAATGTTCTTACAGAGGATCTAGGCACCAATGCCTATGACTTAATCTTTATGGCTAACCTAATACACCACTTTGATGAAAAAACCAATATTGAGCTATTTCAGCGTTTGGCTCAAGCTCTGCGACCTGGAGGCCATCTCGTCGTTCAGAAAACTATATTTCCTTCCAAACAAGATGGACAACTGGGTGCATTGGCGAATTTGTTTTTCTCTTTGACCAGTGCTGGTAGTAACTGGTCCTTCTCTGAGATCGCTCAATGGCAACAAAAGGCAGGTTTAGTTCCCCGCAAGCCGATTCAGTTCCGGCGAACACCAGCCACTGGTCAACAAGTGGCAGCAAAGCCCTAA
- a CDS encoding sulfotransferase — MLKVYYRIIISCWKTFGISHWFFLWVFLPPLAFILVRLTLALDEIFFYKYRDIKVVKPIFIIGHPRSGTTFLHHLLTQTEEFTTFKAWHIFVPSLTARILAKPLVDYLVKHNLNSLIPDDIGHGISIDRVEEEELLFLHQADTQFVLLTTPLAFDDQEHPELRFHDQQPASRRRSSVKFFESCLKRHIYYTGKKQVIAQIHFSTHRINTLLEIFPDAKFIYLVRPPHETIPSHLSLDRNFLDNQWGLKNIPPDKIQRYEERRYRYNVDLYRYFYHLQKNQEIPEDNVMVMPYNLLRYDLKKAFDKIVLFTGINPSDKLQHSIKKQAQQQTKYKRKHRVKNIEEFNLTREQIMKDLSFVYEEYNFDKITNRL, encoded by the coding sequence ATGTTAAAGGTTTATTACCGAATTATTATTTCATGTTGGAAAACCTTTGGGATAAGCCACTGGTTTTTTTTATGGGTATTTCTGCCACCCTTAGCTTTTATTTTGGTTAGACTAACCCTGGCTTTAGATGAAATATTTTTTTATAAGTATCGTGACATTAAAGTAGTAAAACCGATATTTATCATTGGACACCCTCGGAGTGGAACTACTTTCCTCCATCATTTACTAACCCAAACAGAAGAATTTACTACATTCAAAGCTTGGCATATTTTTGTTCCATCACTCACAGCTCGTATTTTAGCTAAGCCTCTGGTTGACTATTTAGTTAAACACAATCTAAACTCCCTGATACCTGATGATATTGGACATGGAATTTCTATTGATAGAGTAGAAGAAGAAGAACTATTATTCCTTCACCAAGCCGATACTCAGTTTGTCCTTTTAACCACACCCTTAGCCTTTGATGATCAGGAGCATCCAGAGCTTCGCTTCCATGATCAGCAACCAGCATCTCGTCGTCGAAGTTCAGTAAAATTTTTTGAAAGTTGTTTAAAGCGGCATATCTATTACACAGGGAAAAAACAAGTAATTGCGCAAATTCATTTTTCTACTCACCGCATTAATACATTGCTAGAAATATTTCCAGATGCCAAATTTATCTATTTAGTTCGTCCACCTCACGAAACAATTCCTTCTCATCTTTCCCTGGATCGAAATTTTCTGGATAACCAATGGGGTCTAAAAAATATACCACCCGATAAAATTCAACGATATGAGGAAAGGCGATATCGCTATAATGTAGACCTTTATCGCTATTTTTATCACCTTCAAAAAAATCAAGAAATTCCAGAAGATAATGTCATGGTTATGCCCTATAATTTATTACGCTATGATTTAAAAAAAGCTTTTGATAAAATAGTACTTTTTACCGGAATTAATCCCAGCGATAAATTACAACACTCTATAAAAAAACAAGCGCAACAACAGACAAAATATAAACGCAAACATCGTGTCAAAAATATTGAAGAATTTAACTTAACAAGAGAGCAGATTATGAAAGACCTTTCATTTGTTTATGAGGAGTACAATTTTGACAAGATCACCAATAGACTATAA